The segment CGCCGTGTTTATCGTATTTCATACCTAACAGCTTGCTCTGCCCAGCGCTATGCTCCTCTTTAGATCCCTCTTTCAACCCATGCTGTGACCACCCTCCCGTAACAAACAATTGCTTAGCAACACTATGCAGCACAATTTGCTTGTGTTTCATTTGTTATTACAATTTCACCCCGACATTGTGTGACAACTGATTGTTTGTTTAACACAATTTTCCGTTTGCCAGGTTAGCGAAGAGCGCATGGGAAATGAGAAACTCCGAGAGCAGGTTTTGCGAAGCGGGTATCAAACCCGGGGGTTTCGCGGCAAAACGACTCAGgctaaaacaaaataaaacagaataaaacaaaataaaagaagcCTTCCCCACTGGGGGGGGACAAGTTATTTGGAAAATATAATCTCTAAATTAGGAATAAAGGTAAGCGTTGTAGCATGGTGGATCATCCGTCAGGGGAGCAAAAATCTCTTGGGGCAGCCGAGCGCCCGGCCGGCCCGGGCTGTGCGCGCTCCTCCGTGCCCACCCGTGTCCCGCGGTGCTGCTTTCACCTGGGAGAAGCCGGACAGGCGCGGACATGAAGCCCTGACAGGAGTGATGCTAAACCCCCGAGAAGTCGGCCCCGGCGGCCGGTGTCCCCACCGAGGGTGTCCGCACCTGCGAGCCCCCGCAGGAGCGGGGCTCCGGGGGTCGCCGCCTTGCTCCCCGAGGGGCGGCAGTCCCGGGCTGAGCGCTGTCCCCGCCGCCGCGCAGCGGGACCCGCGGGATGCTCCGCTCCTCTCCGGAGCCCGAGCGGGCCGTGGCCCCGCTGCCGGCCTCGCCTCAGGCCTGGCTCTCCCGGGGACCCCGAGCCCGGCTCGCCCGgagccccgctccccgccgggGCTGCGCAGGGCACCGGAGGGATGCTGTCGCGCATTGCTGCAGAGCCGCTGAGGACGTGAAGGAGCATCCCGATGGCGGCATTAAGCAGGCGCTGCTCTGCATGCAGCGTGACCGGCTGCACTCAGGGAATTAGtgaccaaaaaaccccaacaaaccgAAACTCCCTCTACGAGCccacccacaaacaaacaaaaaaataaagaaaactctCAAAacataaacaggaaaaaaatatcccaaatctAACCAAAAAACCCGCCGAACCCTCTGTCAAATAGTTTCACTTTCCATCAAATTTGAAAAACTTGCACGAAGTTCAGGTCTAAAAGCCAAAGGGGTAAAGAAATGGTTAGGCAGATAAATTGAAGTAAAAACCGATGCAGCTAATTAATCACATTGGAATGTATCAATAAAGCGAGAATTTAGTTTtggcattctttttttttaacgcTTATACAAGTCTTTCGCTATAAAGACGTTTCAGATCATTCTCAGGTGTGGTTTTAAATCCTGGAATATCGAGGAAAGGAAGGCTAAAGATAAAGTGCGAGTAAGCGCTAACGAGGATATTCTTTGTTGAGGAAAAATAATGTGTTCCTCGTAAACGGACTCTAATGGCTTGTTTTCATTTCATGCGTACAATTTCCTACCTTCTTTGATGGAGAGTTGATGGGGTAAATAGTCTAATCTTATTCAGTTCACCTCCTGTGGATTCCCAGGGACAGTCGTGACAGACGAAGTATTCTGCAAATCACAAGAGCCAGCTACCAGGAGAGCCAAACCTCTTAATAGGAAGAGTTTTAGGGATTCAAAATTTCTCCGTTTAAAAATTCACGGAACATGCAAAATATAAAGTTCTCTGCATCATTGCAACTTTATGGGCTTCGTTTTCTAAGGTAGATAATTAAAGattaaaaagaagagaaatagcCACCATTCAGATCAGAAGCAAATTTGAATACCTACCACACCCGGGGATTTGAGATGGCACTGGTCTTTAACGTTCACGTCTCTTggcttgttttaaaaataaaaggtgaTACCTGTTTGAGtctgttaaaaaaatgaaagaaaaaaaaaccaaagaaaactgAGAGATAGAAGTTTACAATATTCGTGTGTCGTTGTTCCGCCAGGTGACctaggaaaataataaaaaacaaatagTTCAGTTACTCAGTGAAGACGTTGTTGCTTCACTGCATAAACCTTAAATCAGAGAAACGCATACTCTTCAATGCCCGTTCAGTCCTCCGAGCCGGGGACGCAAGATTCAAATCCTGCTACAGAAACACTTGGAGTGGGGGGGCGTTGCATGTTTATGTggcagtttatttttttttaaagtgcttcTTAAGCAGTTCGAAGCATAAATAATGAATCTGAGCCTTAGACAGAGGAAATCGCACCCACTAATGTGAACTAACACGACCAAAGTAGGCGCATAATAGACAAGACTAGGAGCTGCTAACCACTTCTACACAATGGCATTAATAAGATTAACCTGGGCAATTAGCCGGTGCAGCAGAGATCAAGCCTAAATCTGGGGCCTTTCTAAAAAGCCCACTAATGGAAAGGATTACGTTAATTTCATTAATTCTCAATACACAGACTAGGGCTGCTTTCACTCCTTTGTGCAACCCCCAccaaaaaaggggagaaaaaaaaaatcaaatctggttttgtttgtcATCTGCATATTACCAGGAACTAAATCCAGGATGACGTCGCCTGGGTATAAAAAAGGGAAGAGGTTCAGATGGATTATACTCCGAGCAGCCCTCTGGGTTGAGATCAGTAAACAGGCGAGAGTTGAGGGGGGAAAGTTCCAGGGGTGGATCCTgcgcacacgcacacacaccGCACACGCGCGCACAGGCACACACGCACACTCTGCCCGCAAGCTGCCCTCGGAAAAGGCTCTTTTCTTTTCGCTCCGatccctttttaaaatttatccGAAAAGTTTCGGTTTCGTGTCCTTCCAGcctcttccccccccccctccccagccaccACCTAACCCTCCCTCCcgccctcctccctccctcccccggCCGGTCCCCGCCGCCCTGCCCCGCACGGTTTGGGGCATGCCTGTGAGCATGTTCAGCATCGACAATATCCTGGCGGCCAGACCTCGCTGCAAGGACTCGGTGCTGCTGCCCCCGAGCGCCGCGCCCGTCGTCTTCCCCAGCCTCCACGGGGACTCTCTCTACGGCAGCGCCTCCGACTACGGCGGATTTTACTCGCGGGCCGTGGCTCCCGCCTCCGCGCTGCCGCCGGCCGTCACTGGATCCCGGCTCGGCTACAACAACTACTACTACGGGCAGCTGCATGTGCCGGCGTCCCCCGTGGGCCCTTCGTGCTGCGGGGCCGTGCCGCCGCTGGGCGCCCAGCAGTGCTCCTGCGTCCCCCCCGCAGGTAAGGCGGCCCCCGCGGGACGGGGCGGACGGGCCCCCTTTGTTCCCGCACcgcggggccggagcgggcGGCGGGAGGGGGCATTttcgggacgggacgggacgggacagGAGTGGGGGGAAGCAGCGATCTCATGCAAAGCCTATCGTCGACTCGTCTGTCTGTCCGTAGGTTACGAGGGCACTGGGTCAGTCCTGATGTCCCCTGTTCCCCATCAGATGTTGCCCTACATGAACGTGGGCACTTTGTCCCGGACGGAGCTGCAGTTACTGAACCAGCTGCACTGCAGGCGGAAAAGACGGCACAGGACTATCTTCACTGACGAGCAGCTGGAAGCGCTGGAAAACCTCTTCCAGGAAACGAAATACCCAGACGTGGGCACGAGGGAACAGCTGGCCAGAAGGGTGCACTTAAGAGAGGAAAAAGTAGAGGtactttgctttcttttcccttcttcagCCCTCTCCCACTCGCACCCAAACGCGCCCGAACCGGATGTATCGCGGCGCGGCTGCAGCCCGGCTCTGCCAGCGGAGGGAGAGGGaaagttttttattatttccaagtGCCCAAGTTCCTTAGGGCGGCCGGCCGAGCGTGTCACGGGGCTGTGAGGGGTTGTCGGCAGGCGGCTGTGCCTCCCGAAGGCGCCCGGCCGGTCCCACCCGAGCGGCTGCTTCCCCCGCCGCCCTCCCTCCGTCCGAGCCCGGCAGGGCTCCTGcgggctgaggggctgcgggtttgcacagttttatttttatttcttccctctaataatttaattttttaatgtaacaGGTTTGGTTCAAAAACCGCCGGGCGAAGTGGAGGAGGCAAAAGCGATCGTCTTCGGAGGAATCAGAAAACGCACAAAAGTGGAATAAAGCGTCTAAAACGTCACCGGAGAAGAGACAAGAGGACGGGAAAAGTGACTTGGACTCTGACAGCTGATACTTCTAAGCGGGGGGGACATTTCCCGTGGACTGTCGGATACGCTCCAGAGGATGCTACCAATCTTGCACAAGATCTGCCTTGTTGGAGGGGGAAAATATCTGTATATAATGTACAATGCCCCGAGCTAATTCCGTGTAAATAAAATGTGTTGCGGAGGTGTTGCACAGGTAGACGGCGGCGCGTTTGTTCACTCTGCGCCgcggggagagggagaggagagggagaagggagcagggagcgaTGGTGCCCAGCGGGGCGGTGTCAGCGTGAGAGCGGCCGAGGGCCCCGCTCGCCGCCGGCCGGGGGGCGATGGTGGGTCTGGCACCCGGAGGGAAGCGGCCGAggcccagcccggcagcccgGGGTGGGTACGAGCCCGAGGAGGCCGGGAGCGAGCCCCGCTGCCCGtcccggggctcccgggggcCCGAGCGCTCCTCCCGGCCCGCCGGCCGCCGTGCCCTCGGGAAAAGCCGGCCGGCCGAGCCAGCCCGCCCCGCGCTTGTTGACCCCGTCCCGTCTCCCTGCGctttccccatgtccctgcGGCTGAGCCTTGTTGAGTTTCCAAAGCGTCCGTCTTTGACCCTCGTTTAGAAAAGGCATCTCTCTTCAGCGGTGTTTGAAGTTGTGGTTAATAAATTTTAGACGTTATCGGGTGGATTGCACGTAAACGGAGTACGAGCCcttgtgtgctgcttttttcAGGTGTTTCAGAGGAAGTTGCTAATGGAAGTTTTCTCCCCTTTGAGGCAGCACCTTTGCAATTACGAAAGCAGCGACAGCCTGGTCTCGTTTTACTCTTTCCTCTGCTAGGGCCTCGTAGTAGAGACATCTATTCCCCCTTTAAAATTCACCTtcgttttcttttttttttttttatctttttttttttttttttttttttttttttcccctgtgacaGTCCTGCTCAGAGCTTCTAAATTCAGAGAGGAACCCTGGCGGCTTCCCCATGGGGTTGTGTTTAAGAAGACCCTTCTCTCTCACTTTTTAAAGACTGttcataaaattaaaacaaataatcTGAAAGTGTAAAGCCAATTCAGACAATCTCGGACAATTGGCCCGAAAACTTCATGCTGTGCCTTTCATTCAAAGTTAAGTGGTTGTGAGATGATTTTTCTTAATTATGGCACATGCCTAAACTCACCTGTATCTATTAATCTCACCTAGTTTAGACAAATTGTTTTTTCAAATATGCTCACCATTACTTCCAGTGACATGAGAAAGCGTCAgccttttccctattttttgtGATATATCCAGGTTTTTAGGGGTGTTGTAACACGGTGCATACTGCAGGTGTTAGTGTGATAGAGAGTCAGTCTTAGTACCTCAGGTAGCTTTTTAATGTCAATGTTTCCACATAGATGCGGTATCTCTTTCTGAGTGACCTCCCACCACATCAAGATGTAGGAACAGCTGCTGAGGAAGCAATTCAGTGTGGTTTTGTGTGAGCCAGTCCTTTAGAGGGCTAAGAGTTTCACAGCTACTTCTACTCGAAGAGAAGAAATTTAGCCTCTTGTTCCTCGGTGCAGCAGAGGAGGAAGGGTAAAAGCAAATGGATTCTTCTTCTTGGATACATGTGATGGTTTGGTTTTATGGAGCGATTGCATTTTGGAGATTCTACCCTATTACAATGGATGCATATTTGACCTCTGTAAATTATATTGAATTACAACACAACAGCACTAAAAATTAGTTCTTAAATTGCTGAAAATTAGATTTGAAGTGTTTTGTTATGTTATAGGCAGGAAGTCTCACTGAGTGGATTTTTAATGTCATCACCTCTGTATTTAGTCATTGTTAGGTTTTAAAATGCATACttaatttgcaaataaaagcCAGGTCTAAGGATAATATTGCCCAagactttaaaaatgtttatataTTTGTGTTACTTCCATGTGTAAATATCCCTACTGCCACAATAGGAGCTTGGTAAGGTTTTGTTTcgttttgcatttttttgtgCGGGGTGATAATTTTGGAAGTCACTATTAAAGATTTTTAGCTTGCATAGTTGAATGTAGGAGTTAAACTAGATCTGGGTTGGTAAGAAGTGggatttagaaatatttttgattaCCAATAGGAGTTACTTAAAGTTGCAGTACATATCTTTAAAGAAACATACTTTTCCAATGGGAGCAATGGTTCCAGTTGTGATCCACAGAAGCTCCAGGTCCCCAAACATGCCAGTTGATGGATTTATTAAGAACTGTTTGTTCTGTGGAAACATGGGATGTGATGTAAGAATCAAACCTTTGTATTCCAAAACACAGTTTCTATCCATGAAATTGTGATGAATCACCTctgatttctttaaaataacattGTACCTTTTTCTGTGTTAATTTTTGAGTTTTCTATAATCTCTTTATTACAATAAGCTTGATCTTGCAGTCACAGGAATCTATTGTTATTACTAAATGTAGGTGTAAATCTACTGAAGTTAATAATATGACTTTAAAATCTAAttgaaaagcaattttaatCTTGACCTAAAAGCTTAACCTTACTTACTAAAAATGGCATTTGTGCCATTAATAGGAGTAgctttctcattctttttctcaCTGGTGTTTGTTGAAAACCTAAAGGTTCCTTCTATCTTTTTAGCCTACAAAATGAGATTCTGTTCACTATGGAAGTCTGAAAAAGTAGTGAGAAGTTTGCATGAAAAGGATCAAGAAagttgaaaattaaattattgaaAACATGAGGGGGGATTGTAATAAGAAGATCTCTCATTCACTTGTGCTGTTTTGTTGGCATATTCTATTTCTAGATGTCTGtctggatttttattttaggagGATTCCTACATGCCAAAATGCAAATGCCACGTAGCagctttcattattttctttctgttcatgCAGTAGGAATAAATCAAAGCAATGGACTTGAATATGTGCAATGTTCCAGCAGGTTCAGTTCTAACAAAGGGGCTTTGAAAGAGTTGTTTGTGGTTCTGTTTGTTAACATTTGTCTAAAAAGGAGACcaaaagagaattaaaaaaattgtttggtCCTTTTATTCTGTATCTCCTCCACTGCAACTTATGACCTTGTATCTTGGGCAGACATTCTCAGAAAACTGGATGGGACTGAAATGTTTTGTATTGAGGCACTGTCTGGGTTTTACAACTTGAGATCAGCTTCTTGCTGTCTTAATGATTCTCTATGAAATGTtggacttttttctttctttctttctttctaaatttctGTTTGTATAATGAATAATATTCCTCTCAGATCTCACAAGGGAGTTAGGTTGAGTGGGGGATTATAAGAAGAAACGTAAGCTACTTTGGAGGTTCAGCACTGTAGTGCAGACTTATTCCAAATAATGCTGTGCATTATAGGAGTAATAACTAAATAATTATACAAAAGGAGCATACACCAAATAAATCTCTCTGACACCAAGCTGGCTAGGGTTACAAAATTCTATTGCAAGGGAATGGTAGGGAGAGCAATGTGTAGTAAGGGTCCAGTGCCGAAGGTTTCTTCTGTAGAGAGGCAGTCTTAGTAATCTGATGTTCTCTCTTCATTGTGCCATCTGCCTTTAGATAGCAGaaatttatatttctattaATACTCTATTTATTTCTGTAGTTCTTGTTTAATGACCTCCAGAAAGCAGAggtcagaatttttttttttgctcgaCATGAAGTGATTTATTATCAGCTGAGAATCTGGACTTTTTTTACCTTTCAGTTTTACTAATACTTAAGTGAACTGTTTTTGAGCTTTACTATAATGGGATCCTGGGAATATAAACCATGCAAACTCTTTCTTACACATGACTTGTGAAGCAAACATTTGGATTAGTAGAAGTTATAAAAAAATTGCAACGTTAAGGTGAGTTCATATTTTTTGTGCTCCATCCACATTTATTGGTTCTCTGGGATTAAACACTGTGGAgcataaagaaacaaaatcctaaagagtttttgttttgtgttttgacCCTCTAGGGTTTTATTCCATTTATACTTTATGCTTTCCTACTTCAGAGACCTGGTGAGCCTGGGCTCAACCTAGACAGAAAAGTTTAGTCAAATTACCCTGTTTTTCTGGAGTTGCCACTTACCCTGATTTGATTGGAGTCTATTACACAAAGGTAAAAATTATAGCTACAAGGGGTTGGATTGTAAGAAATTAATGTAACTTTAAAGTGGCATATCTCTGCAAAATATCTGACAACTTTAAATACAGGAACTTGTATCTAGagaattcaaaattaaaaattttaaattaagggaaaaaaaaggaatcgTACTTATTACACTTTTGTATTCAGAATAGAGTAGATGTCTACAGACAGGtacatgtgtatgtatataGACACATATATATGTCTTATAACCCTCAAGACATAATGCAAAATTTAAGGCACAACTGAATAGAACAATAATGGAGCAAGAGAAAGGCCAGGAAACTTATTAAAGCATAGAATTACTTAGACTTGAATGTTGAAAGTTACTTTTCCTTTGTCTTCTAAATGATGTCTGAATATtggtgtttgcatttcttttctaaTCCTTGCAGGCTTTTCTTGGAGATTTGGAGTTTATACCTCCAAAGACATCGAACACATGTGCAAGcctaaaaattataataattcctTTGCATTATATCCAGGAAAAGTCTTTCCCCAAAACTCTAAGCACTGAAATCTAACCAGAGTTTAATTTACTTGTTTATATAAGCAcaacattattatttttttttattattattatattgttGCCTTTCTGAGGCAATGTTGGTTACCCAGTGACTGCAGATTTCTTTCTTAACAGCACATGTTGGGTTTTTCACCTTCACTATACCATGGAAAAAAGGACAATTTTGGTGAGCTGTACCCCCTTACTCAGGATTCAACCATTTTCTTCTCCCCTTGCTGTCCAGGGTGGGTGCATCTGTGAGCATGGCAGACTTAGTAGGTACTattccttggaaaaaaaaaagcccaaggAATGGAGATCCAGGTTCTGATGGTGTCAGTTCAGTGATTTGGTTTGTAGGGAAGCATCACAGACTGAGCTGCAGTCACAGGGCTGGAATGAGCTGGGAGCATCTGAGGTTGGCATCCCTCTTGACTCAGGGGTGTTACAAGTGTAGACCCTGACCATAACTGTATTTATTCCCTTATTTGGGGACTTTGGCAAACTGTCAGAGAGCTTGGCTGTGAATTTTCAGAGTGATCCCGAGGTGGGAAACTACTGCTGCTCCCTTTTGCTGTTGGAAGTGCTGAGGTACCTCTTTCTCTGGGGGACACACAAGAAGTCTTTGGCACAGTGTGGGGAAGCAGAAGTGATGACATTTTTTCACTGGTGGATTTTAATGCCGTCACCATGTTTTCCTGTTATCCTGCTGGAAATTTGACTTTTCTGGTGAAAATAAGGCCTTCGTGGTtgatataattatatatttataatttcaCTTGGTTCATAAACAAATTACATGTATTTTTGCTATTTCTATGAACCCAAATTGAAGGCTAAATTAATAGAAGATGAGTGAATAAAGGTACAATATGGTTTGAGTGTATGaaagacatatttttaaaagccacaAAATCAGAGACCTAACCTACTTTGTTTGCACACCCAAAAACTCTTGCTGAGTGTTGCATGTGCAAGGAATGCAGTGCCAGCAGAGAGCAAGTAACTTTCTTTGGAAATAGAAATGGAAAAGAGTTATTTTTATGCCAAATTTTACCCCACAGTGGATAATTACAGCCAAGTTGTAAACCCCTTAAAAGCAATAAGGCACCAGTATAATGAAACACATAACTGAAATTTACTGTACTTGTGTAGATTGCAAGCTTACTTTTGAATATTTAGTGTTCAATTTCTTAAATCTGTAGTGTTCACAGAGGGCTTGTAAGTGCTAGAATTTTGATTAACTGCCTCAAATAAACTACTGCTATTGTTATCACTATAAATCTCCCTAACCGAAGAACCTCAAGGAGGCTGATATTTTCTGTGGAAACTGTAATGATTTAGAAGGGCATGAACCCAACACCCTTTATTTGGAGCTTCCTGGCATTATACAGAAAGTCTCAGGCTTTATTTACATCAGTTACTAGGTCTTATTTGTTTAATATTACTTTTTGATCAGTTTTATACTGTGTTTATCATGCACAATTTTAGAACGTACTGTGTTTTTCTTCCAGTTGGCCCTAATGGCATAGAGACAGCTCTTCACAGTGAAACTTGCTCACTTGAGACTCCTTGAGCCTGGTTGAAGAGATGATGTGGAAGCCTGACCCAAAACCTTTGTGAATTAATGAGAAACTTTTTTCTAAAGCTGATGATATTTCCCACAGGCACCAATGGCTGTGGTTACCAATGGCAAGGTGACCAGTGAAGAGAGGGCATTAATCCCTGGTCAAAAAGGGACAGTGATTACGGGACAGAACCATGCAGGAAGGGATAATTAGAAATCCCAGAATCTCCTCAAAATTCTCCAACTGTGCTCCTCCAACTTGCTCAGCTAACGTGGCCCTTCCCACCTCTGTACAGGTGCAGCTCTAAAGGTAGAAATGTGTCACTAAAGTCGCTGCAGTCAGTACTGCTGTTGCTGGAATAAGCTTACCCATGTATCTGGATTCATGTTAAAAGTTTCAGTGAGATACCTTTTAAGGTGAAACCATCTCCACTGAAATAAtcacacaaacacagcacagtCTTTAAATGAGCAATAATATTGTTGACAAAGTGTTTCCTTGGCATAGAAGTAGATGTTTCCCATGCAATGAGGCTTGACTAGGGATATTAGGTTCTCTGAAACTGTGTTAAACTTTTTTCCACCAGCATAAAGGCAAGATAAAAGTTTGATACCTATCACTCTTGGCCTTAAAGGAACATCTGATTTACCAGATGTTTAAGAAAACCCAGAAGAGTGTTCCTGAATTGCAAAGcagctgtgtttttctctgctCACATATTCATTGGCACAGCTGCTTCAGATATCTGGGCATCTAAATTATTCTgacatcagaaaaaaacactgaaacagGGACTGATTATGGCCATATTGCTTATGACAGTTTAATGCTTTGGCTGACTGATCACTGGGAAAGCTGTTCAGTCACCAGGCACGTTGCAGTTAAGAGGTAAGTAGAATTCATGTTGAGCACTAAGAGCTAGGACATTAGGTGCTCTAGAGTCATTCTTTCTAATATCAGTCTCTTTGAAGTAGCTGTCTCAGGAACAGAAGCAGTTTCCATCTCAGCTTCACAGTCTTTTTGGTTGCATGCTGAAAATTTTGGTATTGATTAGATGGATCTCAGATGGctacaaaattaaaagaaaaaaagcaaaaaataaaaaattttatgttaaaaataGTCTAAAGAAGTCTATTAATTTGTGTCTTTTGAATTTCTGTACATTTTTGCTGTTCTTCTCTCAGTTGCCTGTCCAGGTTGTCTTAAAAACAACTGGACATTTTAATAGTGTTTGGGTACTGCTTTGGAGCCAGCCTATTGATACCAATAAActgatttgctttttaaaaaataacttttggATCAGCACAAAGTAGAAAGACAATTGTCCTGGAAAAATATCTGAGAACATTTTTGGAGAAAGCAAATCTAGGGAGTACAATCTAATCTCCACCTCTTGAAGTAGATCATGTGAACTAGAAACAGTAACTTTGCAGTCTGCCTTACCCAGTGACTCTTGGGCTTgtataaaaaagaaagagaagcaggcAAGAGCCACAGTTCCCTACATTTCCAAGTCAACTAGATATGAACTCAGTACATGTATCAGGGGCTGTGACTTGCTGAGGGGAATTGGCCCAAAAATATAGCAAATAACTGCTTTTGAGGATTCTAGTTGAGGATTAAAACCTCAATAAAACCTCAATAAaacatttaatgttttattGAAATGATGTTTGTACAACTGAAATTTtaagatattaaaaataatatgagATACGCTTGATGTTTATTTTTGGAACAAAAACTTGAAAATCATTGTTTGTATCATCATATTAAATCATCATATATTTTTTTGGGGGTTATGTATTTTTACAGACTCTTACTGGCAGTCTTTTTGTTCTTGTTGCAGCATAAATTGTGAAGGCAATTTAAACTTTTACATAACAAAAGCCTTCTGATCCATTTTAGAAACCCTGCTTCTTTCTTATAGCTCGTGGTTGTGTATGTGAGACAATCAAATGGTGGAGTTCCATACAAGTGAATCGTCTTTGGTATGGAAGTGTCTTTTTTGCAGAACAAAATCTATGGAAAGTTATACTATGGCTGATAGTATAACTTACAGATGCATGACTTACAGATTGTACTTGCAAGGTCTGGGGTCCTTCTTAACCCCTTTCAGCAGGTTTGAAACCATACCTGGCAGATACAAACTGGAACCCattaacaacaaaaataaaatttaaaaattaaaaaagtaaaaaataaaattaaatttaataaataaataaataaattaaaatactcG is part of the Passer domesticus isolate bPasDom1 chromosome 6, bPasDom1.hap1, whole genome shotgun sequence genome and harbors:
- the GSC gene encoding homeobox protein goosecoid, whose amino-acid sequence is MTSPGYKKGKRFRWIILRAALWVEISKQARVEGGKFQGWILRTRTHTAHARTGTHAHSARKLPSEKALFFSLRSLFKIYPKSFGFVSFQPLPPPPPQPPPNPPSRPPPSLPRPVPAALPRTVWGMPVSMFSIDNILAARPRCKDSVLLPPSAAPVVFPSLHGDSLYGSASDYGGFYSRAVAPASALPPAVTGSRLGYNNYYYGQLHVPASPVGPSCCGAVPPLGAQQCSCVPPAGYEGTGSVLMSPVPHQMLPYMNVGTLSRTELQLLNQLHCRRKRRHRTIFTDEQLEALENLFQETKYPDVGTREQLARRVHLREEKVEVWFKNRRAKWRRQKRSSSEESENAQKWNKASKTSPEKRQEDGKSDLDSDS